The Halostagnicola larsenii XH-48 DNA segment CCGACATCCGGAGGACGCCAGCGACTTGCACGTCGTTACAGGCGTCGATGCACCGGCTGCAGAGGATGCACTTGTTGCGGTCGATCTGGATAACGTTCGTATCGTCGATGGGGTCGTACGCGTCTCGGTCGCTGAATACGCCGTACCGCGGCTTGTTCACGCCGTGTTCGATGGCAGCGTCCTGCAGTTCACACCGGCCGTTCTGGCCGCAGGTCGTACACCGAAGATTGTGATTGCCGAGGACGAGGTCGAGGTTGACATCGCGGGCTTCCGCCGCATCGGGCGCGTCCGTCGATATCGTGAGTCCGTCCGCGGCCGGGAAGCTACACGACGGAACGAGGCCGTGCTCGTCCGTTTCGACCATGCACGTTCGGCACGCGCCGTACGGGCCGACGTTATCGGACTGATCGGTTCCGCGGTCGTACGAACACAGCGCCGGCACGTCCGATTCCGTCTCGACCATCTCGAGCGCGTCGAGAAGCGTCGATCCGGGCGAGACCGCGACGGGGTGTCCGTCGACGGTCACCGTCGTCATATCGTCGCCTCGGACGCCGATGTCGGGATCGTTCGCCCTCCCCGTACGGAAGTCGTCCGCCAGCGGCGTACTCGGCTGCGGATCGTCGATCTCCGGCACGCCGGGCATCGCTTCGGCCGGACTGTGCTCGGTCGGTCCAGGGGGATCGTCCATACTCATGATCGGGACACCTCGCAAGCGCCGCTCGGACACCGACCGGCGGCGTGAGCTTTGAACTCGGTCTCGAACTCCTCGAGCGCCGTATCAACGCTTCGGCCGGCCGACCGGCCGACGTCACAGAGACTCGATGATTGCATGACGCGGGCGAGTTCGCGTATCATGTCGTCCTGGTAGGTCCCGTCGTAAACGTCTCGAAGGAGATGCAGAAGCTGCTTCGAGCCCTCGCGGCCGGGGAAGCACCGGCCACAGTTCTCCTCGCTGGCGAACCGCACGCGCTCGCCGGCCGCCGCCACAGCGCACCGACTCTGGTCGAACAGTTCGACGACGCCCTCGGTTCCGAGGTCGGCGTTGGACAGTGCCATCGCGCTCACGGGCTGGTCGATCGATCGGGTAAACCCCCCGAACTGACCGCCCACACACGCCATTTTGAACCGCCCCGCTCCCGCAAAGAGGTCGCGGGCGACACCGAGCGAACTGCCGGTCACAAGCTCCACGGTCGCCGGCGACTCGACGTCGCCGGTAACCGTGATCACTCGCGTCCCCGGATCGGCGTCCGCCGGGTCGAATTCGCCGGGCTCGAGTAGCGCCGCACGAACCTGCGCGAACGTCCGAGGCGTGGATACGACCGTCGGCCGACCGTACAGCCCGTGGCGAGCGGGGCCGGGCGGACGGAGCCGCGCTTCTAGCCGGTCGTTCCCCTCCAGGGCCTCGAGCGCCATGGTGTATTCGCCCGCGATGTACTCGTTCGGACCGGCGACGACCTGCGGGGCGGCCTCGTCGTCTACACCCTCGTCTGCACTGCCCTCGGCCTCGAGCGCAGCGACGGCGGTCGCCGCCCGGCGGGTTCGTCGCCGGATGAGGTCGTCATCCTCGTTGGTGTATACGACGACGTCGCTCGAACTCGCACCCACGATTTCGGCGACGGCCAGCGCCCCATCGAGTACTGTTGCCGGCGATCCGCCGAGTAGCGTCCGATCGGTCCGGTTACGGCTATCGCTCTCGTTCGCGTTCACTACTACTACCGGATCGTCCGTCGCCTCTCGGACGATCTCGAGGTCGTCGGCAAGCGGCGTGTCCTGGCTCGCGTCACCTCGCCCGCGCCCGAGAACACCGATGGTGGCGAGCTGTTCGAGCGCGGCGTTCGGATCTTCTCGCGCCACCGCCACAGCGCCCGAGTCCGCCGGTGCAGCGCGTTCTGGGTCAGTCCAGCCGCATCGACTGAGGATGCGGCGCGTTCCGACGGCGAGCGGACCGTCCGGCGGCAGTGGAAGCGCGTCGATGTCGGGGTCGTGCTCGACGACCCACGCGGGCTCGTCCTCC contains these protein-coding regions:
- a CDS encoding NADH-ubiquinone oxidoreductase-F iron-sulfur binding region domain-containing protein — translated: MNTATDSHESRPTVRVTVGYGDPPSVARDTQGTAEPDEPHPLERGRKVLQTAQAAASEANVLEVGTTGVHGLEPLVLVTRDGRTAYYPHPSTERVRSLVERAESGSIGEDEPAWVVEHDPDIDALPLPPDGPLAVGTRRILSRCGWTDPERAAPADSGAVAVAREDPNAALEQLATIGVLGRGRGDASQDTPLADDLEIVREATDDPVVVVNANESDSRNRTDRTLLGGSPATVLDGALAVAEIVGASSSDVVVYTNEDDDLIRRRTRRAATAVAALEAEGSADEGVDDEAAPQVVAGPNEYIAGEYTMALEALEGNDRLEARLRPPGPARHGLYGRPTVVSTPRTFAQVRAALLEPGEFDPADADPGTRVITVTGDVESPATVELVTGSSLGVARDLFAGAGRFKMACVGGQFGGFTRSIDQPVSAMALSNADLGTEGVVELFDQSRCAVAAAGERVRFASEENCGRCFPGREGSKQLLHLLRDVYDGTYQDDMIRELARVMQSSSLCDVGRSAGRSVDTALEEFETEFKAHAAGRCPSGACEVSRS